Genomic window (Dyadobacter fanqingshengii):
GAGACTTTTGCAATATGGCTTCCAGTTGTTCTTTTGAAGTTGTCATGGTTGGTTAGGATAATTTCTGTTTGTAAAAGTCGCGAATTGAATGCTAATCCAGCTTTAAAGTAAAGCCGGATTACGTCATGCGACAATGTTATGCAACAGAAAAATCCGAAGACAAATTCAAATAATCTGGCAATGCAGGCTGAGTTGAAATAGCTTGATCAATAATTGCAAGCACTTTTTCACGCTCTGCGCCTTCCAAAACTAATCTTGGTGCGCGAACGAATTCCGAGCCAATGCCTGCTTTGGTAGCGGCAAGCTTGATGTTTTGAACCAGTTTTGGATGAATGTCCAGTTCTAGCAAAGGAAGATACCAACGGTAAACGGCCAAGGCTTCTTTATATAAACCAGCTTTAACCAGATTGAAAATCGCAACGGTTTCTTTTGGGAATGCGTCAACCAAGCCACCCACAACGCCGTCGCAGCCCAGCATAACCTCTTCCATAATCAATGTATCCACGCCGCAGAAAACTTTGAAACGGTCACCGAAACGGTTGTACAGGCGGGTAACATTGCTTACGTCACGTGTTGATTCCTTGATTGCGTGCACATTCGGAATCTCGGCAAGCTGCTCGAACATTTGTAACGTCACTTCGATTTTGTAATCTACCGGATTGTTGTAGATCATTAATGGCAATGAGGTGCTTTGCGCGATGGTTTTGAAGTAAACAACCGTTTCGTGATCGTCGGCTTTGTAACGCATTGGAGGCAAGACCATTAGGCCGTCTGCACCCGCAGCTTCGGCTTCTTTGGCAAGGCTTACCGCTTCCGCAGTGGATTGCTCGGCAATGCAGACCACGATCGGGAAATCCTGCGCAACAATGCTTTTGGCATATTTAACCAATTCCACTTTTTCCGCTTTCGTCAATGTGCTTGCTTCGCCCAGTGAGCCTGAAACGATCGCGCCAGTCACGCCTGCTTCGATCTGCACTTCCAGATTTTTGCGAAAAAGATCAAAATCAATGCTGTCATCTGATTTGAAAGGCGTTAGCAACGCCGGAAATACACCTTGCCAGGATTCCTTGTTCATATATTGATTGTGTTAACTATGAAAGATCTTAATTTTTGTCAAAGTTAATGGTTGAAAAACCGACAAACATTTCTGGTTTTAATCAATAATATACGAATTTTAACATAAAACCGAATCCGGAGTTCAAGGTTTGTTTTCGACGAATACGACTTGGGCGCGGTCTGCTTTCCTTACCTTTTTGAGGAAATCGATCCAGGCGGGAAAATCCTTGGCGTTGTAGCGCCCGCCGTTCATAACGACCTTCCGTGCACATACAAGCTTGTTATTTTCCAAAACCGTCTTTGATTCATAAGTGCCAAAAACCGATTTGATCTGAACAGACGGCAATGTTGTTTCCAGCTTATAATTCGCTGGAATGACGTAGGAGACCGTGTCAGAATCGGTAAAGTCGTACACCGAACCGGGCAAATAGAAATCTGTTGTGCGTTCTGTGGTGGCGGGCAAATCAAACGGGCGGCTTAATAGTGTGGGTTTGATAAAAAGCCGTGTCCCTGTTTTGGTGGCGCAATTTCTTACATTAAGGGAAAGCTTTTCGGTCATGGTCGGTTCTGTTTCGCGGCCTTCCATAAGTTCAAATCGTTGCAGATCAAGGCTAGGCAGATTAATGTGGTTCATCAGCCACTTTCTTTGCTCTTCTTTATTACCATTGTGAAAAACGGTGTTCCGCGATTCCTGTTGCAAACCCGCATACAATGTCTGCACTTCCACCTGTCCGTTCCCGCCTTCGTCCAGATTTACATTGGCGCGGCTTTTTCTGGTATTCTGGTGTGATTTGTAAACGGGCGTTGGCACCAGTTTTCCGCCTTCGGGTGTGATGAGCAAGGCGTGGCGGCTGCCGGTGAATGTGCCCATGAAGTTGGGGGTTGTAGTCTGGCTGGTGCATTCCAGCCACATGGTGTCTTTCGCCACCACGGCGCAGGCAATCACGTGATTGAACTGACTGCTGGGAAAATCAGGTTTCATGAATGCCTCGTCACCAGCTTTGATAAGAGCGACATAAGCAGGGATTCCAGCCTGGCGTAATGCAGCAACGGTGAAATTGCTCAATGCCTTACAATCGCCATAACCTTTGTTGGCGACGGTCATTGCGTCAATGGTCTGCCAGCCGCCGATCCCGAGCTGAATGCTCACATAACGCGAGCGCGCCTGCATCCATTTGTATATTTTCTCAACTTTCTCCCGATCCGTTTTCGCATTGGCAATCAACGACTTGATCTCTGTAACCGTCGCTGGCGGAAGCACGTCGCGGCCTGCATTTAATGTATGATAGAATTTACCAAAATCGTCCCAGCTATTGAAATTTCCCTGATAATCCTGCACTTCAAAATCGGATGGCGCAGCCATGACCATAGGCGTGTAATCCATTAACGGAAGCGGATAAAAGTCCGTGGTGAGGGGCACGGCATACTTTTCCACAATCCAGGTGTAAATGTCCGAACCGTCGTCTCCCCTGGATTTTTGAACGGCTTTTATACCATTATATTCTTTATACCGAAACTTGAAACCGGCTGGCGTCTTGATCGTAAAATGGGCGCGTTCAACAGCGGTTTTGGAGTCGGATAAAGGCATCCAGCGGGGATAGAACATCATGTTTTTCTCCTTGGTCTCGTAAATGAACTCAACCGTGTAAGGATAGGAATAGCTTTTCTTACCAAAATCGGCCAGCTTAATCCTTGCGTCGGTAATGTTGTCGCCGCCGCCGCCATATCCATAATCCGTAATGTCTGCGTTTTTAAGCTTCTTTTGCAGTTTGCCGGTGGCGTCGTAAAGGTTGCCGCTGATGTCGTTGATTTTGGTAAACTTATCATAACCCACCATGAGTTGCCCATATTCCGCTTCCCCGCTTTCATTCAAAATGGTCACAACCGTCCGCTTTTTGTGGCGCGCTTCTGCTTTTGATACAACCTCAAAAATATCCTCATCCACACGGATAACAGCATTTGCCCCGGCATTGAGCTCGGGGCTTATTTTGGTGACATCAAATTCACCTTGTGCCTGTACATGCAAGAAATGGGAGCAGGCTAAAAATATTACTGATACTAAAAATCGCATAGCTGAGGGTTAATTGGCCTTTTTCTTAATAACCAGCGGTTGCGCATGTTTTTGGACTACGCGCTCAAAAAACTCTTGCAATGCATGATATTCGTCGGGCGCAAAGTTTGTTTTGGAAAGCACCATTGTGCTGTTGACCTGAATTACATCACCAGCCTGCCGCACCTGATATACAAATTTCCCGGCTTTATCCGGAAGCATAATCATCTCCGCCTTTGGCATTTCTTCCAAAACATAACCTGCCGGAAGCTTATAATTCGCAATAAACGACTCCGACATGCCGCTGGTAAAGTCAAGCGGATAGATCCGTTCTTTCGATTTCAGCGGGTTACTTTCCCAGCGACCGGCCATGATGGGATTGAAATAAAATAATTCGCCCGAAGCATTCTCGTCTTCCAGTTCGAAATCACAGGCCACATTCACCGCCAGTTTCAAATCATCACTCTTATTTTTAACAGCAATGTTGCTGATCTTCCATTCCGGCGATCGCTTTTTAAGCGCTTCGTGGTAAGTGTCATCAGGCTCTTTCACATATTTGTCCCGCCATCGTAATGCTTCATAACCCGCATAGGAAATGCTGTAATTGCCTTTTATGCTTCCGTCTTCGGGCTGGATGTTTGCATTCACCATTTCCAGTCTGGTCTGCATATCCTGTGGTTTTATATCCAAAAACCGCCCAGCTCCCTTTTTAGGGATAAGCCTGCCATAACCGTTCAATGCATGCTCTGGTAGAAGGCCGAGCTTGGCATAGGGCTGAGTGGCGTCCAGAAAATATTCTTTTCCGGCGATCTCAACGTGGCTGACCACATAATTGCAGCTTTCCAGAAGCGGGATTTCTTTCAGAAACCTGCCATTGGAACGTGTGCTCAGGATCACAGGATCAGCATTCAGGTCTAATTCGCGAAGCAGTGAAGTGAGTATCAAATTCACCTCCGTAGCATTGCCTGCCTTATTTTCGTAGGCTTTTTTGACACCGTCTCTGGAACCAAGATACGACGAACCGTCCCATTTCATATGGCTTTGCAGATGCCTGTATGCCAGCTCCATCTTTTCCTCCGGCGTCTTGGCGGTTTGCATAATTTCATCGCGCTTGGCTTTGAGGAATGATGATTTACGCAACTCTACGCCAAACCAGCTTGCCTCGTTCAATGTCTTTTCAACATTGTCCCAGGTGTTGGAAAAATGCTTCGATATTTCACCAGGCACCTGAATGACGGAAAGCTCAAAATTAACCTTGGACAAATAATCACTTTCTGTCGTTATAAAAGGTTCGTTGACAAATGCTGGCGCATCCTTCACAACAAAACGATAGGCGACGCCGCGCCCGTTAAGCTTGGACAAGCTAAAATGCACGTC
Coding sequences:
- a CDS encoding DUF3857 domain-containing protein — its product is MTHFLLQCRLSCVVSWRVYALSILTFLSLNAFAQDDFKPKFGVVDRAAVEMTAFPGDSSAAAVYLYDFGEVTYRYDDIRGLVMVMESWIRIKILKESALDRASIAINTYEGSGPENQEMLDDIQGYTYNMENGQVVRTAMDRKSIKREKATGKYYAYKFNLANARKGSVIEYSYRRTTPLTVRDKPAPWSFQASVPSKWSEFRITIPFFLEYKTTMSGYLPLYISEQEPTDVHFSLSKLNGRGVAYRFVVKDAPAFVNEPFITTESDYLSKVNFELSVIQVPGEISKHFSNTWDNVEKTLNEASWFGVELRKSSFLKAKRDEIMQTAKTPEEKMELAYRHLQSHMKWDGSSYLGSRDGVKKAYENKAGNATEVNLILTSLLRELDLNADPVILSTRSNGRFLKEIPLLESCNYVVSHVEIAGKEYFLDATQPYAKLGLLPEHALNGYGRLIPKKGAGRFLDIKPQDMQTRLEMVNANIQPEDGSIKGNYSISYAGYEALRWRDKYVKEPDDTYHEALKKRSPEWKISNIAVKNKSDDLKLAVNVACDFELEDENASGELFYFNPIMAGRWESNPLKSKERIYPLDFTSGMSESFIANYKLPAGYVLEEMPKAEMIMLPDKAGKFVYQVRQAGDVIQVNSTMVLSKTNFAPDEYHALQEFFERVVQKHAQPLVIKKKAN
- a CDS encoding dihydrodipicolinate synthase family protein → MNKESWQGVFPALLTPFKSDDSIDFDLFRKNLEVQIEAGVTGAIVSGSLGEASTLTKAEKVELVKYAKSIVAQDFPIVVCIAEQSTAEAVSLAKEAEAAGADGLMVLPPMRYKADDHETVVYFKTIAQSTSLPLMIYNNPVDYKIEVTLQMFEQLAEIPNVHAIKESTRDVSNVTRLYNRFGDRFKVFCGVDTLIMEEVMLGCDGVVGGLVDAFPKETVAIFNLVKAGLYKEALAVYRWYLPLLELDIHPKLVQNIKLAATKAGIGSEFVRAPRLVLEGAEREKVLAIIDQAISTQPALPDYLNLSSDFSVA
- a CDS encoding DUF3857 domain-containing transglutaminase family protein, encoding MRFLVSVIFLACSHFLHVQAQGEFDVTKISPELNAGANAVIRVDEDIFEVVSKAEARHKKRTVVTILNESGEAEYGQLMVGYDKFTKINDISGNLYDATGKLQKKLKNADITDYGYGGGGDNITDARIKLADFGKKSYSYPYTVEFIYETKEKNMMFYPRWMPLSDSKTAVERAHFTIKTPAGFKFRYKEYNGIKAVQKSRGDDGSDIYTWIVEKYAVPLTTDFYPLPLMDYTPMVMAAPSDFEVQDYQGNFNSWDDFGKFYHTLNAGRDVLPPATVTEIKSLIANAKTDREKVEKIYKWMQARSRYVSIQLGIGGWQTIDAMTVANKGYGDCKALSNFTVAALRQAGIPAYVALIKAGDEAFMKPDFPSSQFNHVIACAVVAKDTMWLECTSQTTTPNFMGTFTGSRHALLITPEGGKLVPTPVYKSHQNTRKSRANVNLDEGGNGQVEVQTLYAGLQQESRNTVFHNGNKEEQRKWLMNHINLPSLDLQRFELMEGRETEPTMTEKLSLNVRNCATKTGTRLFIKPTLLSRPFDLPATTERTTDFYLPGSVYDFTDSDTVSYVIPANYKLETTLPSVQIKSVFGTYESKTVLENNKLVCARKVVMNGGRYNAKDFPAWIDFLKKVRKADRAQVVFVENKP